Proteins found in one Amycolatopsis umgeniensis genomic segment:
- a CDS encoding CoA-acylating methylmalonate-semialdehyde dehydrogenase, whose translation MSTELSHFVGGKPVAGTSGRFADVFDPSTGAVQARVPLASATEVAAVVADAAQAQLEWARWNPQKRARVLMKFVDLVRAEEDSLARLLSSEHGKTVPDARGDIQRGLEVVEFAIGIPHLLKGEYSDSAGTGIDVYSMRQPLGVVAGITPFNFPAMIPLWKAAPAIACGNSFVLKPSERDPSVPLRLAELFLEAGLPPGVFNVVNGDKEAVDALLTDPRVEAIGFVGSSSIAEYIYTTAAAHGKRAQCFGGAKNHMIVMPDADLDQVVDALIGAGYGSAGERCMAISVAVPVGEATADALAARLTERVKTLKIGASLDETADFGPLVTAEAVQRVRDYIDIGVAEGAKLLVDGRGTTVDGHENGFFLGGCLFDHVTADMRIYREEIFGPVLSIVRAADYEEALRLPSEHEYGNGVAIFTRDGDTARDFTSRVNTGMVGVNVPIPVPIAYHTFGGWKRSGFGDLNQHGPDSIRFYTKTKTVTSRWPSGTKEGASFVIPTMS comes from the coding sequence ATGAGCACCGAACTCAGTCACTTCGTCGGCGGCAAGCCGGTGGCGGGAACGTCCGGCCGGTTCGCCGACGTCTTCGACCCCAGCACCGGCGCCGTCCAGGCCCGTGTCCCACTCGCCTCGGCCACCGAGGTCGCCGCGGTCGTCGCCGACGCGGCGCAGGCCCAGCTCGAGTGGGCCCGCTGGAACCCGCAGAAGCGGGCCCGGGTGCTGATGAAGTTCGTCGACCTCGTCCGCGCCGAAGAAGACTCCCTCGCCCGCCTGCTCTCTTCAGAACACGGCAAAACCGTCCCCGACGCGCGGGGTGACATCCAGCGCGGTCTCGAAGTGGTCGAGTTCGCCATCGGCATCCCGCACCTGCTCAAAGGCGAGTACAGCGACAGCGCGGGCACCGGCATCGACGTCTACTCGATGCGGCAGCCGCTCGGCGTGGTCGCGGGCATCACCCCGTTCAACTTCCCCGCGATGATCCCGCTCTGGAAGGCCGCCCCGGCGATCGCCTGCGGGAACTCCTTCGTGCTCAAACCGTCCGAACGCGACCCCTCGGTCCCGCTGCGGCTGGCCGAACTCTTCCTCGAAGCCGGCTTGCCGCCGGGCGTGTTCAACGTGGTCAACGGCGACAAGGAAGCCGTCGACGCGCTGCTCACCGATCCTCGCGTCGAGGCCATCGGTTTCGTCGGCTCGTCGTCGATCGCCGAGTACATCTACACGACCGCGGCCGCGCACGGAAAGCGCGCGCAGTGCTTCGGCGGCGCCAAGAACCACATGATCGTGATGCCGGACGCCGACCTCGACCAGGTCGTCGACGCACTGATCGGCGCCGGGTACGGCTCCGCGGGCGAACGCTGCATGGCGATCTCGGTGGCCGTCCCGGTCGGCGAGGCCACCGCCGACGCGCTGGCCGCCCGGCTGACCGAGCGCGTCAAGACGCTCAAGATCGGTGCCTCGCTCGACGAAACCGCCGACTTCGGGCCGCTGGTCACCGCCGAGGCCGTCCAGCGCGTCCGCGACTACATCGACATCGGCGTCGCCGAAGGGGCGAAACTGCTGGTCGACGGTCGCGGGACCACTGTGGACGGTCACGAGAACGGTTTCTTCCTCGGCGGCTGCCTGTTCGACCACGTCACCGCCGACATGCGGATCTACCGCGAGGAGATCTTCGGCCCGGTGCTGTCGATCGTGCGCGCGGCCGACTACGAGGAAGCGCTGCGCCTGCCCAGTGAACACGAGTACGGCAACGGCGTCGCGATCTTCACCCGCGACGGTGACACGGCCCGCGACTTCACCTCGCGGGTGAACACCGGCATGGTCGGGGTCAACGTGCCCATCCCGGTCCCGATCGCGTACCACACCTTCGGCGGCTGGAAGCGCTCCGGTTTCGGCGATCTCAACCAGCACGGACCGGACTCGATCCGGTTCTACACCAAGACCAAGACGGTCACCTCGCGCTGGCCTTCGGGCACCAAGGAAGGCGCCAGCTTCGTCATCCCGACGATGAGCTGA
- a CDS encoding 3-hydroxyisobutyryl-CoA hydrolase: MNDVQFLVHSGIGRITLNRPRALNSLNHDMVLAMLERLEAWRSDPAVRAVLIDGAGDRGLCAGGDIRAIYDDARTGGTASLRFWADEYRLNALISRYPKPYLALMDGLVMGGGVGVSAHGSHRIVTERSRIGMPETGIGFVPDVGGTYLLSRAPGELGTHIALTAGSVTGPDAVHCGLADHFVPSEKVPDLLDALASRTPDTALDLFAEPAPPSGLAADAEWIDHCYAADTVEEILTRLHASGDAAATAAKEIEARSPTALKVTLRALRSAAALPDLESVLAQEFRISARALSSAEFVEGIRAQIIDKDRSPKWSPATLPEVDDKLVDAYFAGLEDAEWVAR; this comes from the coding sequence GTGAACGACGTCCAGTTCCTCGTCCACAGTGGAATCGGCCGGATCACGCTGAACCGGCCGCGTGCGCTGAACTCGCTGAACCACGACATGGTCCTCGCGATGCTCGAGCGCCTCGAAGCGTGGCGTTCCGATCCGGCTGTCCGCGCCGTGCTGATCGACGGCGCCGGCGACCGCGGGCTCTGCGCGGGCGGCGACATCCGCGCGATCTACGACGACGCCCGCACCGGCGGCACCGCGTCCCTGCGCTTCTGGGCCGACGAATACCGGCTCAACGCCCTGATCTCGCGGTACCCCAAGCCCTACCTGGCACTCATGGACGGGCTCGTCATGGGCGGCGGCGTCGGGGTCTCCGCGCACGGCAGCCACCGGATCGTCACCGAACGCTCCCGGATCGGCATGCCCGAAACCGGCATCGGCTTCGTCCCGGACGTCGGCGGCACGTACCTGCTGTCCCGCGCGCCCGGTGAACTCGGCACGCATATCGCCCTCACCGCGGGTTCCGTCACCGGGCCCGATGCGGTCCACTGTGGACTCGCCGACCATTTCGTCCCGAGCGAGAAAGTTCCGGACCTGCTCGACGCGCTCGCGTCGCGCACCCCGGACACCGCGCTGGACCTGTTCGCCGAACCCGCGCCGCCGAGCGGGCTGGCGGCCGACGCCGAATGGATCGACCACTGCTACGCGGCGGACACGGTCGAAGAGATCCTCACCCGGCTCCACGCGTCGGGCGACGCGGCGGCCACCGCCGCCAAGGAGATCGAGGCGAGGTCGCCGACCGCGCTCAAGGTGACCCTGCGGGCACTCCGGTCGGCAGCGGCGCTGCCCGATCTGGAATCCGTCCTGGCGCAGGAGTTCCGGATCTCGGCCCGCGCACTCTCCTCCGCCGAGTTCGTCGAGGGCATCCGGGCCCAGATCATCGACAAGGACCGCTCGCCGAAGTGGTCGCCCGCCACCCTTCCCGAGGTGGACGACAAGCTCGTCGACGCCTACTTCGCCGGCCTCGAGGACGCCGAGTGGGTGGCACGATGA
- a CDS encoding short-chain fatty acyl-CoA regulator family protein → MEKMYAGARLRQLREDRSMTQSELARLLEISPSYVNQLEHNGRPLTLPVLLKLTETFGVDTEFFAARDTARLVADVREVFGDNTVSGAISAGEVDALTTTLPEVARTLVALHRRYREAVENIATLVTEQGLDRSTAQQPHEEIRDWFYLRRNHVAELDTPAEKLAAELRLHPGEVRNGLAAGLLDRHGVKVVTESLGADQHHFDTRKKTLRLSPALRPGQAAFRLASELALLEAGDVIDRLVDDGKFSGETARRLARIGLANYYAGALVLPYRVLLGAAERHRYDITRLSDQFGVGFETICHRLSTLQRTGTRGVPFSFVRVDRAGNISKRQSATGFHFSRIGGSCPLWIVYEAFSSPGRILTQIAELPDGKKYFWLARTVSRAAGGHGDPGKTFAIGLGCELRHARRLVYSDGLALGTGAAVTPIGMGCKVCERPACPQRAFPAIGKPMRVDEHSSSLLPYPPLS, encoded by the coding sequence GTGGAGAAGATGTACGCGGGCGCCCGGCTTCGCCAGCTGCGAGAAGACCGTTCGATGACCCAATCCGAACTGGCCAGACTGCTGGAGATCTCCCCCAGCTACGTCAACCAGCTCGAACACAACGGCAGGCCGCTGACCCTGCCGGTCCTGCTGAAGCTCACCGAGACCTTCGGCGTGGACACGGAGTTCTTCGCCGCCCGGGACACCGCCCGGCTGGTCGCCGACGTCCGCGAGGTGTTCGGCGACAACACCGTCAGCGGCGCGATCTCCGCCGGCGAGGTCGACGCGCTGACCACCACGCTGCCCGAGGTGGCGCGGACGCTCGTCGCGTTGCACCGCCGCTACCGCGAGGCGGTGGAGAACATCGCGACGCTGGTGACCGAGCAGGGGCTGGACCGCTCGACGGCGCAGCAACCGCACGAAGAGATCCGCGACTGGTTCTATCTGCGCCGCAACCACGTCGCCGAACTCGACACCCCCGCCGAGAAGCTCGCCGCCGAGTTGCGCCTCCACCCGGGCGAAGTCCGCAATGGACTGGCCGCCGGACTGCTGGACCGCCACGGCGTCAAAGTGGTCACCGAATCCCTGGGCGCCGATCAGCATCACTTCGACACGAGAAAGAAGACCCTGCGCCTCTCCCCCGCGCTACGTCCGGGACAGGCCGCGTTCCGGCTCGCGTCCGAACTGGCGCTGCTGGAGGCAGGCGACGTGATCGACCGGCTCGTCGACGACGGGAAGTTCAGTGGCGAAACCGCCCGCCGGCTCGCGCGGATCGGCTTGGCCAACTACTACGCGGGCGCGCTCGTACTGCCGTACCGCGTCCTCCTCGGCGCCGCTGAGCGCCACCGCTACGACATCACGCGCCTGTCCGACCAATTCGGCGTCGGCTTCGAGACGATCTGCCATCGACTGTCCACTTTGCAGCGAACGGGCACCCGCGGCGTTCCGTTCTCCTTCGTACGGGTCGATCGTGCGGGCAACATCTCGAAACGCCAGTCCGCCACCGGGTTCCATTTCTCGCGCATCGGCGGCTCGTGTCCACTGTGGATCGTCTACGAGGCATTCAGTTCGCCGGGCCGGATCCTCACCCAGATCGCCGAACTCCCGGACGGCAAGAAGTACTTCTGGCTCGCCCGCACCGTTTCCCGCGCGGCGGGCGGGCACGGCGATCCCGGCAAGACGTTCGCGATCGGGCTCGGCTGCGAACTCCGGCACGCACGGCGACTCGTGTACTCCGACGGGCTGGCGCTCGGCACCGGCGCGGCCGTCACCCCGATCGGGATGGGGTGCAAGGTCTGCGAACGACCCGCGTGCCCCCAGCGCGCCTTCCCCGCGATCGGGAAACCGATGCGGGTGGACGAGCATTCGTCCAGCCTGCTGCCCTACCCGCCACTCTCGTGA
- a CDS encoding enoyl-CoA hydratase encodes MSEYETITVERAGDRVALITLNRPKALNALNLRAMREITGAAGELGQDPDVGAIVLTGSAKAFAAGADIKEMQPQSFSDVYAADWFAGWDALSRVRVPLIAAVSGYALGGGCELAMMCDVLIAADNAKFGQPEITLGVIPGMGGSQRLTRAIGKAKAMDLCLTGRMIDAAEAERSGLVSRIVPAESLLDDALAVAAKIASMSRPAAMMVKEAVNQAFESGLADGLRFERRLFHGTFATQDQKEGMAAFTEKREPKFLHS; translated from the coding sequence ATGAGCGAGTACGAGACCATCACCGTCGAGCGGGCGGGCGACCGCGTCGCCCTCATCACCCTCAACCGGCCCAAGGCGCTCAACGCGCTGAACCTGCGGGCGATGCGGGAGATCACCGGGGCGGCGGGCGAACTCGGGCAGGATCCCGACGTCGGCGCCATCGTGCTCACCGGTTCGGCCAAGGCCTTCGCGGCGGGCGCGGACATCAAGGAGATGCAACCCCAGTCGTTCAGCGACGTCTACGCGGCCGACTGGTTCGCGGGCTGGGACGCGCTTTCCCGCGTCCGTGTCCCGCTGATCGCCGCGGTCTCCGGGTACGCCCTCGGCGGCGGCTGCGAACTCGCGATGATGTGCGACGTCCTGATCGCCGCCGACAACGCCAAATTCGGCCAGCCGGAGATCACCCTCGGCGTCATCCCCGGTATGGGCGGCTCGCAGCGGCTCACCCGTGCGATCGGCAAGGCCAAGGCGATGGACCTGTGCCTGACCGGCCGCATGATCGACGCCGCCGAGGCCGAGCGGTCGGGACTCGTTTCCCGGATCGTCCCGGCCGAGAGCCTGCTCGACGACGCGCTCGCGGTCGCCGCGAAGATCGCGAGCATGTCGCGTCCCGCGGCCATGATGGTCAAGGAGGCCGTCAACCAGGCCTTCGAGAGCGGTCTCGCCGACGGGCTCCGGTTCGAACGGCGCTTGTTCCACGGCACTTTCGCCACCCAGGACCAGAAGGAGGGCATGGCCGCGTTCACCGAGAAGCGCGAGCCGAAGTTCCTTCACTCCTGA
- a CDS encoding MmgE/PrpD family protein, producing the protein MIDHTVRAYRSAESPPREEQLAWKLAAVATDDVPVTGEVADMVINRVIDNAAVAAASLARRPVRSARDQALAHPGGPGAAVFGVEGRFSPEWAAWANGVAVRELDYHDTFLAADYSHPGDNIPPILAVAQHTGRTGADVLRGIAAGYELQVDLVRGICLHEHKIDHIAHLGPSVAGGIGALLGLDTATVYQAIGQALHTTTTTRQSRKGEISSWKAYAPAFAGKAAIEAVDRVMRGEGAPSPIYEGEDGFIAWLLSGPDAEYTVPLPAPGEPKRSILDTYTKEHSAEYQSQALIDLARRLGPRIGEFGKIERILIHTSHHTHHVIGSGSGDPQKYDPQASRETLDHSIPYIFAVALQDGVWHHEKSYDRARATRPDTVELWQKVATVEDPEWTRRYHAPEPAFGGRVEITLADGTVLADEIAVADAHPAGERPFAREQYLAKFRTLADGVIAAADQDRFLDKVTRLGELDAAEVAGIALQAGLDAVPTSKGIF; encoded by the coding sequence ATGATCGACCACACCGTCCGCGCTTACCGCTCCGCCGAGTCGCCTCCCCGCGAGGAACAGCTGGCGTGGAAGCTCGCCGCCGTCGCCACCGACGACGTCCCCGTCACCGGAGAGGTCGCCGACATGGTGATCAACCGGGTGATCGACAACGCCGCCGTGGCGGCCGCGTCGCTGGCACGGCGCCCCGTTCGCTCGGCGCGCGACCAGGCACTCGCGCATCCCGGCGGACCGGGTGCCGCGGTGTTCGGGGTCGAAGGCCGGTTCTCCCCGGAATGGGCGGCCTGGGCCAACGGCGTCGCGGTGCGGGAACTCGACTATCACGACACCTTCCTCGCCGCCGACTACTCGCATCCCGGCGACAACATCCCGCCGATCCTCGCCGTCGCCCAGCACACCGGGCGCACCGGCGCGGACGTGCTCCGCGGGATCGCCGCCGGGTACGAACTCCAAGTAGACCTCGTCCGAGGGATCTGCCTGCACGAACACAAGATCGACCACATCGCCCATCTCGGCCCGTCTGTCGCGGGCGGCATCGGCGCGCTGCTGGGGCTGGACACCGCGACCGTGTACCAGGCCATCGGCCAGGCACTGCACACCACGACGACGACCCGCCAGTCCCGCAAGGGCGAGATCTCGTCGTGGAAGGCCTACGCGCCCGCATTCGCGGGCAAGGCCGCGATCGAGGCCGTCGACAGGGTGATGCGCGGCGAAGGAGCGCCGAGCCCGATCTACGAAGGAGAGGACGGTTTCATCGCGTGGCTGCTGAGCGGTCCGGACGCCGAGTACACCGTGCCGCTCCCCGCACCGGGCGAGCCCAAACGGTCCATTCTGGACACTTACACCAAGGAGCACTCGGCTGAGTACCAGAGTCAGGCGCTGATCGATCTCGCGCGGCGGCTCGGCCCGAGGATCGGTGAGTTCGGCAAGATCGAGCGGATCCTCATCCACACCAGCCATCACACGCATCACGTGATCGGCTCCGGTTCGGGCGATCCGCAGAAGTACGATCCCCAGGCCAGCCGCGAAACGCTGGATCACTCGATCCCGTACATCTTCGCTGTCGCCCTGCAAGACGGTGTGTGGCACCACGAGAAGTCCTACGACCGGGCACGCGCGACGCGACCGGACACAGTGGAACTGTGGCAGAAGGTGGCCACCGTCGAGGATCCCGAGTGGACCCGCCGCTATCACGCGCCCGAACCGGCCTTCGGCGGCCGTGTCGAGATCACGCTGGCAGACGGAACGGTGCTGGCCGACGAGATCGCCGTCGCCGACGCTCACCCGGCCGGGGAACGGCCGTTCGCCCGCGAGCAGTACCTCGCCAAGTTCCGTACGCTGGCCGACGGGGTGATCGCCGCCGCCGATCAGGACCGGTTCCTCGACAAGGTCACCCGGCTCGGGGAACTGGACGCGGCCGAAGTCGCCGGGATCGCGCTCCAGGCCGGGCTCGACGCCGTGCCGACGAGCAAGGGGATCTTCTGA
- a CDS encoding acyl-CoA dehydrogenase family protein — protein sequence MRLTDEQRALKDTAAEFAAEHLAPHAIEWDQAKHFPVDVLRKAAQLGMGGIYLPEDLGGSALGRLDGVLVFEALATGCPSLAAYISIHNMVATMIDKFGDDTQRHRYLPRMSTMDAFGSYCLTEPDAGSDAAALSTRARRDGDHYVLDGVKQFISGAGTSDVHVVLARTGGPGARGISAFIVDRETPGVSFGPNELKMGWNAQPTRQVIFEGARVPASALLGGEGNGFRVAMSALDGGRLNISACSLGGAEAALGMAVRHLSERSAFGEKLSEKQALQFRLADMRTDLEAARTLLWRAADALDQGEDTATQLSAMAKRFCTDTGFEVANQALQLHGGYGYLAEYGLEKIVRDLRVHQILEGTNEIMRVIISRRMLQEAS from the coding sequence ATGAGACTGACCGACGAACAGCGGGCGCTGAAGGATACCGCCGCGGAGTTCGCGGCGGAACACCTCGCCCCGCACGCGATCGAATGGGACCAGGCCAAGCACTTCCCGGTCGACGTCCTCCGCAAGGCCGCTCAGTTGGGCATGGGCGGCATCTACCTGCCCGAAGACCTCGGAGGCTCCGCGCTCGGGCGGCTCGACGGCGTCCTCGTGTTCGAGGCGCTCGCCACCGGTTGCCCGTCGCTGGCCGCCTACATCTCGATCCACAACATGGTCGCGACCATGATCGACAAATTCGGCGACGACACCCAACGGCACCGGTACCTGCCCCGGATGTCCACGATGGACGCGTTCGGCAGCTACTGCCTCACCGAACCGGACGCGGGTTCCGACGCGGCCGCGCTCTCCACCCGCGCCCGCCGCGACGGTGACCACTACGTCCTCGACGGCGTCAAGCAGTTCATCTCCGGCGCGGGCACTTCGGACGTCCACGTCGTGCTCGCCCGCACCGGCGGTCCGGGCGCCCGGGGTATCTCGGCGTTCATCGTCGACCGGGAGACGCCCGGGGTCTCCTTCGGCCCCAACGAGCTCAAGATGGGCTGGAACGCCCAGCCCACCAGGCAGGTCATCTTCGAAGGCGCCCGCGTCCCGGCGTCCGCGCTGCTCGGCGGCGAAGGCAACGGGTTCCGGGTCGCGATGTCCGCTTTGGACGGTGGCAGGCTCAACATCTCGGCCTGCTCACTCGGTGGCGCGGAGGCCGCGCTCGGCATGGCCGTCCGGCATCTGTCGGAGCGTTCCGCGTTCGGCGAGAAGCTGTCCGAAAAGCAGGCATTGCAGTTTCGGCTGGCCGACATGCGCACCGATCTCGAAGCCGCGAGGACCTTGTTGTGGCGGGCCGCGGACGCGCTCGACCAGGGCGAGGACACGGCGACCCAGCTTTCGGCGATGGCCAAGCGGTTCTGCACCGACACCGGGTTCGAGGTGGCCAACCAGGCGCTGCAACTGCACGGCGGCTACGGCTACCTCGCCGAGTACGGACTGGAGAAGATCGTCCGCGACCTGCGGGTACACCAGATCCTCGAAGGGACCAACGAAATCATGCGCGTGATCATCTCGCGCCGGATGCTGCAGGAGGCTTCGTGA
- the mmsB gene encoding 3-hydroxyisobutyrate dehydrogenase encodes MTIAFLGLGNMGGPMAANLVKSGETVHGYDPAPAARSEGVARFDTASAAVAQADVVVTMLPSGKHVLDCYEQILPSARPGTLFVDCSTIDVADARQAAELVTASGHRAVDAPVSGGVVGAEAGTLTFMVGGDPEAFAAAGPLLGVMGARAIHCGSSGAGQAAKICNNMILGVSMIAVSEAFALGEELGLTHQALFDVASTASGQCWALTTNCPVPGPVPASPANREYSGGFASGLMLKDLRLAESAARDNDVATLLGTRAAELYAAFVEQDGPGRDFSAIITAVRDGLLGKETTA; translated from the coding sequence ATGACGATCGCCTTCCTCGGTCTCGGCAACATGGGCGGCCCGATGGCCGCCAACCTGGTGAAGTCCGGTGAAACCGTCCACGGCTACGACCCGGCTCCCGCCGCCCGCTCCGAAGGCGTGGCCAGGTTCGACACCGCGAGCGCGGCTGTCGCGCAGGCCGATGTCGTCGTCACGATGCTGCCTAGCGGCAAGCACGTGCTCGACTGCTACGAACAGATCCTGCCGTCCGCGCGGCCCGGGACGCTGTTCGTCGACTGCTCCACCATCGACGTCGCCGACGCCCGCCAGGCGGCCGAGTTGGTCACGGCGTCGGGGCACCGAGCGGTCGACGCCCCGGTGTCCGGTGGAGTGGTCGGCGCCGAAGCCGGAACGCTGACGTTCATGGTCGGCGGCGATCCGGAGGCGTTCGCCGCGGCCGGTCCCTTGCTCGGCGTCATGGGAGCCAGGGCGATCCACTGTGGATCCTCCGGTGCCGGCCAGGCGGCGAAGATCTGCAACAACATGATCCTCGGCGTCTCGATGATCGCCGTCTCCGAGGCATTCGCCCTCGGCGAGGAACTCGGCCTCACCCACCAGGCCCTGTTCGACGTCGCCTCGACCGCGTCCGGACAGTGCTGGGCGCTGACCACCAACTGCCCGGTCCCCGGCCCGGTCCCGGCCAGCCCCGCCAACCGCGAGTACTCCGGCGGGTTCGCCAGCGGCCTGATGCTGAAGGACCTGCGCCTGGCCGAATCCGCCGCCCGGGACAACGACGTCGCCACCCTGCTCGGCACGAGGGCCGCGGAACTCTACGCGGCGTTCGTCGAGCAGGACGGCCCCGGCCGGGACTTCTCCGCCATCATCACCGCCGTCCGCGACGGCCTCCTCGGCAAGGAAACCACCGCATGA